One Brassica napus cultivar Da-Ae chromosome C4, Da-Ae, whole genome shotgun sequence genomic region harbors:
- the LOC106395310 gene encoding auxin-responsive protein IAA20-like: MGRGRSSSSSSSIESTSKSNPYGGSSNTRNLSTDLRLGLSFGASSGTQYFNGGYGYSVVDPSADYTVAVAEEEEEENECNSVGSFYVKVNMEGVPIGRKIDLMSLNGYHELIRTLDFMFNASILWADDEEMCGQKSHVLTYADKEGDWMMVGDVPWEMFLSTVRRLKISRAYHY, encoded by the exons ATgggaagaggaagaagttcttcgtcgtcttcttctATAGAGAGTACCAGTAAGAGCAACCCATACGGTGGCTCTTCAAATACTCGAAACCTAAGCACGGACCTAAGGCTCGGACTCAGCTTCGGGGCATCCTCAGGGACGCAATATTTCAACGGTGGTTATGGGTATTCTGTTGTAGATCCGTCGGCAGATTATACGGTTGCggtggcggaggaggaggaagaagagaacgAGTGTAACAGCGTAGGGAGCTTCTACGTGAAAGTGAACATGGAGGGAGTTCCAATTGGGAGAAAGATCGATCTCATGTCTCTTAATGGCTACCATGAGCTAATCAGAACCCTAGATTTCATGTTCAACGCATCCATTCTCT GGGCTGACGATGAAGAGATGTGCGGCCAGAAGAGTCATGTGCTAACATACGCGGACAAGGAAGGTGACTGGATGATGGTTGGTGATGTTCCGTGGGA AATGTTTTTATCGACCGTCAGAAGACTGAAGATTTCAAGAGCTTACCACTACTGA